The Lysobacter enzymogenes genome window below encodes:
- a CDS encoding cell envelope integrity protein TolA encodes MRESRADTVQALILVVLLHGLLLAALIIAALLSWNSGAVSAAGSPVTTELAEMSDLSPAMQRTLRSKVKPVEQPEPLPEEAEPLPQPVAEPKPQDAVSPQQQSPQDFIPVPDTTSQEQVVDAPTPNPAEEKKLQEAKARQEQVDLTEQKRQEEAQQKQRLAEQQDAERQKKLEEIRRERANLQREQNLAEQKLQQLADRRATQASQSAAAAAPAQQAGNQGADTGLLARYQAALQSAIKSKWTRPDSVPLGAACRLSIRQLPGGQVIAVEVVEPCSYDEAGRRSVEAAVLKAQPLPYAGFESVFQRSLTINFRAEDR; translated from the coding sequence ATGAGGGAGAGCCGCGCCGACACGGTGCAAGCGCTGATCCTGGTCGTGCTGCTGCACGGCCTGTTGCTCGCTGCGCTGATCATCGCCGCGCTGCTGAGCTGGAACAGCGGCGCGGTGTCCGCGGCCGGTTCGCCGGTGACCACCGAACTGGCCGAGATGAGCGACCTGTCGCCGGCGATGCAGCGCACCCTGCGCAGCAAGGTCAAGCCGGTCGAACAGCCCGAGCCGTTGCCGGAGGAGGCCGAGCCGCTGCCGCAGCCGGTCGCCGAGCCCAAGCCGCAGGACGCGGTGTCGCCGCAGCAGCAGTCGCCGCAGGATTTCATTCCGGTGCCCGACACCACCAGCCAGGAGCAGGTGGTCGACGCGCCGACGCCGAATCCGGCCGAGGAAAAGAAGCTGCAGGAAGCCAAGGCGCGCCAGGAACAGGTCGACCTGACCGAGCAGAAGCGCCAGGAAGAAGCGCAGCAGAAGCAGCGCCTGGCCGAGCAGCAGGACGCCGAGCGGCAGAAGAAGCTCGAGGAAATCCGCCGCGAGCGCGCGAACCTGCAACGCGAGCAGAATCTGGCCGAGCAGAAGCTGCAACAGCTCGCCGACCGCCGCGCGACCCAGGCCAGCCAATCCGCTGCGGCGGCCGCGCCGGCGCAGCAGGCCGGCAACCAGGGCGCCGATACCGGCTTGCTGGCGCGCTATCAGGCGGCGTTGCAGTCGGCGATCAAGAGCAAGTGGACGCGTCCGGACTCGGTGCCGCTCGGCGCCGCGTGCCGCCTCAGCATCCGCCAGCTGCCCGGCGGGCAGGTGATCGCGGTGGAAGTGGTCGAGCCCTGCAGTTACGACGAGGCCGGCCGGCGTTCGGTCGAAGCGGCGGTGCTCAAGGCCCAGCCGCTGCCGTACGCCGGGTTCGAAAGCGTGTTCCAGCGCAGCCTGACCATCAATTTCCGCGCCGAGGACCGCTGA
- the tolR gene encoding protein TolR, with the protein MSGTIRRPHKRKLKADINVVPYIDVMLVLLIIFMVTAPLLTLGVDVDLPKSNAKSTNTTSDPVVVQVDESGNFFLTVRAGKKEAVTAETLATKVGAMVKQNDKDKLQVYIAGDGRSNYQPVMDAMNILQKAGVEKVSLISQPEKNKQ; encoded by the coding sequence ATGTCCGGCACCATCCGCCGCCCGCACAAACGCAAGCTCAAGGCCGACATCAACGTCGTGCCGTACATCGACGTCATGCTGGTGCTGTTGATCATCTTCATGGTCACCGCGCCGCTGCTGACGCTCGGCGTCGACGTCGACCTGCCCAAGTCCAACGCCAAATCGACCAACACCACCAGCGACCCGGTCGTGGTCCAGGTCGACGAGTCCGGCAACTTCTTCCTGACCGTGCGCGCCGGCAAGAAGGAAGCGGTGACCGCCGAAACCCTGGCGACCAAGGTCGGGGCGATGGTCAAGCAGAACGACAAGGACAAGCTGCAGGTCTACATCGCCGGCGACGGCCGCTCCAATTACCAGCCGGTCATGGATGCGATGAACATCCTGCAGAAGGCCGGGGTCGAGAAGGTCAGCCTGATCAGCCAGCCCGAGAAGAACAAGCAATGA
- the tolQ gene encoding protein TolQ codes for MTSSLIALLATTVQALPEEATQAVTQAATAAGKASAEFSLLDLVIKASLPVQFIMALLVIASLTSWFIIFRKWKVIRRAKAEADHFEERFWSGAELSKLYAGTTERARSIGGLEAIFESGFREFNRVRQRRGVDARAQIEGAQRAMRATGSREIDGLEHNLELLANIGSTSPYIGLVGTVFGIMVTMHSLVSASKQVGIADVAPGISEALLATAMGLFVAIPAVWAYNRFATGVERLAVRYDAFSEEFSSILQRQAHLDE; via the coding sequence ATGACGTCATCGCTGATCGCGCTACTGGCCACCACCGTGCAGGCCCTGCCGGAGGAAGCCACCCAAGCGGTGACCCAGGCCGCCACCGCCGCCGGCAAGGCGTCCGCCGAATTCAGCCTGCTGGACCTGGTGATCAAGGCCAGCCTGCCGGTGCAGTTCATCATGGCGCTGCTGGTGATCGCCTCGCTGACCTCGTGGTTCATCATCTTCCGCAAATGGAAAGTGATCCGCCGCGCCAAGGCCGAAGCCGACCATTTCGAAGAGCGCTTCTGGTCCGGCGCCGAACTGTCCAAGCTGTACGCCGGCACCACCGAGCGCGCGCGCAGCATCGGCGGCCTGGAAGCGATCTTCGAATCGGGCTTCCGCGAGTTCAACCGCGTGCGCCAGCGCCGCGGCGTCGACGCCCGCGCCCAGATCGAAGGCGCCCAGCGCGCGATGCGCGCGACCGGCTCGCGCGAGATCGACGGGCTCGAGCACAACCTGGAACTGCTCGCCAACATCGGCTCGACCTCGCCCTACATCGGCCTGGTCGGCACCGTGTTCGGCATCATGGTGACCATGCACTCGCTGGTGTCCGCGTCCAAGCAGGTCGGCATCGCCGACGTCGCCCCGGGCATTTCCGAGGCGCTGCTGGCGACCGCGATGGGCCTGTTCGTGGCGATCCCGGCGGTGTGGGCCTACAACCGCTTCGCCACCGGCGTGGAGCGGCTGGCGGTGCGTTACGACGCGTTCTCCGAGGAGTTCTCCTCGATCCTGCAACGGCAGGCGCACCTGGACGAGTGA
- the ybgC gene encoding tol-pal system-associated acyl-CoA thioesterase, with product MSAAAADAARIPGLFSWPTRVYWEDTDAGGLVYHAQYLAFMERARSEWVRALGYGQDGLRLQHGLMFVVAGMQIGFLKPGRLDDELRVTVELVRCRRASLIFVQRVLRGEERLIEAEVKIASVDARQLRPCPIPPTLYAQLQAQEVPAPGG from the coding sequence ATGAGCGCGGCCGCGGCGGATGCGGCGCGAATTCCCGGCTTATTCAGTTGGCCGACACGCGTTTATTGGGAAGATACCGACGCCGGCGGGCTGGTGTACCACGCCCAATACCTGGCTTTCATGGAGCGCGCGCGCAGCGAATGGGTGCGCGCCCTGGGTTACGGCCAGGACGGCCTGCGGCTGCAGCACGGGCTGATGTTCGTGGTCGCCGGCATGCAGATCGGCTTCCTCAAGCCCGGACGGCTGGACGACGAACTGCGCGTCACCGTGGAACTGGTGCGCTGCCGCCGCGCCAGCCTGATCTTCGTCCAGCGCGTGCTGCGCGGCGAGGAGCGGCTGATCGAGGCCGAGGTGAAGATCGCTTCGGTGGACGCGCGGCAACTGCGTCCGTGCCCGATCCCGCCGACGCTGTACGCGCAGTTGCAGGCGCAGGAAGTGCCGGCGCCGGGCGGCTGA
- the ruvB gene encoding Holliday junction branch migration DNA helicase RuvB: MNDQRIIGSGATREDEAIEASIRPKRLDEYLGQQPVREQLKIYIEAAKGRGEALDHVLIFGPPGLGKTTLSHVIANELGVNLRQTSGPVIEKAGDLAALLTNLQPHDVLFVDEIHRLSPLVEEVLYPAMEDYQIDIMIGEGPAARSIKIDLPPFTLIGATTRAGLLTAPLRDRFGIVQRLEFYNAEELTRIVRRSAQILGIACEAEGAAEIAKRSRGTPRIANRLLRRVRDYAQVRANGHIDRAVADAAMAMLKVDPEGFDDLDRRMLRIIIESFDGGPVGVESLAAALSEERGTLEDVIEPFLIQQGYLIRTARGRMATSRAYRHFGLDPRERPGGAGELF, encoded by the coding sequence ATGAACGATCAGCGCATCATCGGTTCCGGCGCCACCCGCGAAGACGAGGCCATCGAGGCCTCGATCCGGCCCAAGCGCCTGGACGAATACCTCGGCCAGCAGCCGGTGCGCGAGCAGCTCAAGATCTACATCGAGGCGGCCAAGGGCCGCGGCGAGGCGCTCGACCACGTGCTGATCTTCGGCCCGCCGGGCCTGGGCAAGACCACGCTGAGCCACGTCATCGCCAACGAACTCGGGGTCAACCTGCGCCAGACCTCCGGCCCGGTGATCGAGAAGGCCGGCGACCTGGCCGCGCTGCTGACCAACCTGCAGCCGCACGACGTGCTGTTCGTCGACGAAATCCACCGCCTCTCGCCGCTGGTCGAGGAAGTGCTGTACCCGGCGATGGAGGACTACCAAATCGACATCATGATCGGCGAGGGCCCCGCCGCGCGCTCGATCAAGATCGACCTGCCGCCGTTCACCCTGATCGGCGCGACCACCCGCGCCGGCCTGCTGACCGCGCCGCTGCGCGACCGTTTCGGCATCGTCCAGCGGCTGGAGTTCTACAACGCCGAGGAACTGACCCGGATCGTGCGCCGCTCGGCGCAGATCCTCGGCATCGCCTGCGAGGCCGAGGGCGCGGCCGAAATCGCCAAGCGCTCGCGCGGCACCCCGCGCATCGCCAACCGCCTGCTGCGGCGGGTGCGCGACTACGCCCAGGTGCGCGCGAACGGCCACATCGACCGCGCCGTCGCCGATGCGGCGATGGCGATGCTCAAGGTCGATCCGGAAGGCTTCGACGATCTCGACCGGCGCATGCTCCGGATCATCATCGAATCCTTCGACGGCGGCCCGGTCGGGGTCGAATCGCTGGCCGCGGCGCTGAGCGAGGAGCGCGGCACGCTGGAAGACGTGATCGAGCCGTTCCTGATCCAGCAGGGCTATCTGATCCGCACCGCGCGCGGCCGCATGGCGACCTCGCGCGCTTATCGCCATTTCGGCCTGGACCCGCGCGAGCGGCCGGGCGGAGCCGGAGAACTGTTCTGA
- a CDS encoding cupin domain-containing protein gives MTDLRSATRRDNGVFVIQQDQAERLRGDGSELWLLADASDCCGALGCNRLRLQPGAAGARPHLHRRSSEAFYVLDGVLEMQIDGESVRLEQGGLAVIPAGVTHSFRAGADEVADVFVTLAPGTDRFDYFRALPKILRGEVGADELAQMHERYDVHFV, from the coding sequence ATGACCGATCTTCGCTCCGCCACGCGCCGCGACAACGGCGTGTTCGTCATCCAGCAAGACCAGGCCGAGCGGCTGCGCGGCGACGGCAGCGAACTGTGGCTGCTGGCCGACGCCAGCGACTGCTGCGGCGCGCTCGGCTGCAACCGCCTGCGCCTGCAACCCGGCGCCGCCGGCGCCCGTCCGCACCTGCACCGGCGCTCCAGCGAGGCGTTCTACGTGCTCGACGGCGTCCTGGAGATGCAGATCGACGGCGAGAGCGTGCGCCTGGAGCAGGGCGGGCTCGCGGTGATCCCGGCCGGGGTGACGCATTCCTTCCGCGCCGGCGCGGACGAAGTCGCCGACGTCTTCGTGACCCTGGCGCCGGGCACCGACCGCTTCGATTACTTCCGCGCGTTGCCGAAGATCCTGCGCGGCGAGGTCGGCGCGGACGAACTGGCGCAGATGCACGAACGCTACGACGTGCATTTCGTCTGA
- a CDS encoding SMI1/KNR4 family protein — MAGSVLDWRVYGRAPSLETFWDEQRNLGRAGAGAADIAAAETRLAIEVPQWLRALYARYDGGAVRMARAKPLHGDDWIDADWLVPRARLLPLAQWFSLAELRRREDCRDDAFAALAADDSRLIAIALGEGDGTLCLDYSAPGAPRIVLTDRRRRLRDYPGHAEFFADLVELQYWSPALQSRHDPAAQVECDPQPPALDTFWSGPGYWAERAEPADEAALAAAEARLGLRLPALLRALYLRQNGGDTEFEWVPLRRQPSRHRYDWEAAIPDNTVCALDDLQTLADWAEAFQGGDAASGFLRGYAGCERLLILAMHGVEWMLCLDYRERGPHAEPEVVSFEFFGELVELYRARDFHRFFADLRRGESS, encoded by the coding sequence ATGGCCGGCAGCGTCCTGGACTGGCGCGTCTACGGCCGCGCGCCGAGTCTTGAGACGTTCTGGGACGAGCAACGCAACCTCGGCCGGGCCGGCGCCGGCGCGGCCGACATCGCCGCGGCCGAAACCCGGCTGGCGATCGAAGTGCCGCAGTGGTTGCGCGCCTTGTACGCGCGCTACGACGGCGGCGCGGTGCGGATGGCGCGGGCGAAGCCGCTGCACGGCGACGACTGGATCGACGCCGACTGGCTGGTGCCGCGCGCGCGGCTGCTGCCGCTGGCGCAATGGTTCTCGCTGGCCGAACTGCGCCGGCGCGAGGATTGCCGCGACGACGCTTTCGCCGCGCTCGCGGCCGACGACAGCCGCCTGATCGCGATCGCGCTGGGCGAGGGCGACGGTACGTTGTGCCTGGATTACAGCGCGCCCGGCGCGCCGCGCATCGTGCTGACCGACCGGCGCCGACGCCTGCGCGACTACCCGGGCCACGCCGAATTCTTCGCCGATCTGGTCGAGCTCCAGTACTGGAGCCCGGCCCTGCAGTCGCGCCACGATCCGGCTGCGCAGGTCGAATGCGATCCGCAACCGCCGGCGCTCGATACGTTCTGGAGCGGCCCCGGCTATTGGGCCGAGCGCGCCGAACCCGCGGACGAAGCGGCGCTCGCCGCGGCCGAAGCGCGCCTGGGCCTGCGCCTGCCTGCGCTGCTGCGCGCGCTGTACCTGCGCCAGAACGGCGGCGACACCGAGTTCGAATGGGTGCCGTTGCGGCGCCAGCCTTCGCGCCATCGCTACGACTGGGAAGCGGCGATTCCCGACAATACCGTGTGCGCGCTCGACGACCTGCAGACCCTGGCCGACTGGGCCGAGGCGTTCCAGGGCGGCGACGCGGCGTCCGGCTTCCTGCGCGGCTACGCCGGCTGCGAGCGGCTGCTGATCCTGGCCATGCACGGCGTCGAATGGATGCTGTGCCTGGACTATCGCGAGCGCGGTCCGCACGCCGAGCCCGAGGTGGTGAGCTTCGAATTCTTCGGCGAACTGGTCGAGCTGTACCGCGCCCGCGACTTCCACCGCTTCTTCGCCGACCTGCGCCGCGGCGAGTCGTCGTAA
- a CDS encoding potassium transporter Kup has protein sequence MSSTVPTSHAPKKAHDSASDGQHGHHHGKQGLPGLIVGAIGVVFGDIGTSPLYTLKEAFSPHFHLTSNHDTVLGILSLVFWALMIVVTVKYVTIIMRADNDGEGGIMALMTLAQRTLAKGGRSAYVVGILGIFGASLFFGDSVITPAISVLGAVEGLEVAAPGLHRFIVPITVVILVMVFLAQRFGTEKVGKVFGPITMIWFVSLAAIGVYNIIQGPEVLKALNPMWGARFFMEHGAQSVLILGVVVLAVTGGEALYADMGHFGAKPIRYAWYIMVLPSLMLNYLGQGAFVLNHPRAVVNPFFESVPPWALYPMIVLATMAAVIASQAVITGAYSVSRQAMQLGYIPRMQIKHTSSSTIGQIYVPYINWILAIAVITVVLAFRSSTALATAYGISVSATMLIDTLLLALVARALWPRWRKWVLPLCVLFFVVDVGFVIANGAKFFDGAWFPLALGLIVFTLLRTWRRGRELLHEEVRKEGISLDSFLPGLMLAPPVRVPGTAIFMTADKGVVPHALLHNLKHNKVLHERNVFLTVETLGVPYAPKEKRLKIEAIGNDFYRVLIRFGFMEVPDVPLALMRSCDAGGIYFDPMDTTYFASRETVVASRHRGMPIWRDRLFAFMHRNAAPATGFFRIPGNRLVELGAQVEI, from the coding sequence ATGTCTTCTACCGTTCCTACCTCGCACGCCCCGAAAAAGGCCCACGACTCCGCGTCGGACGGCCAACACGGGCACCACCACGGCAAGCAAGGCCTGCCGGGACTCATCGTCGGCGCGATCGGGGTGGTGTTCGGCGACATCGGCACCAGCCCGCTGTACACACTGAAGGAAGCGTTCTCGCCGCACTTCCACCTGACCAGCAACCACGACACCGTGCTCGGCATCCTGTCGCTGGTGTTCTGGGCGCTGATGATCGTGGTGACGGTCAAGTACGTCACCATCATCATGCGCGCCGACAACGACGGCGAAGGCGGGATCATGGCGCTGATGACCCTGGCCCAGCGCACCCTGGCCAAGGGCGGGCGCTCGGCGTACGTGGTCGGCATCCTCGGCATCTTCGGCGCCTCGCTGTTCTTCGGCGACAGCGTCATCACCCCGGCGATCTCGGTGCTCGGCGCGGTCGAGGGCCTGGAAGTCGCCGCGCCCGGCCTGCACCGCTTCATCGTGCCGATCACCGTGGTGATCCTGGTGATGGTGTTCCTGGCCCAGCGCTTCGGCACCGAGAAGGTCGGCAAGGTGTTCGGGCCGATCACCATGATCTGGTTCGTGTCGCTGGCCGCGATCGGCGTCTACAACATCATCCAGGGCCCGGAAGTGCTCAAGGCGCTGAACCCGATGTGGGGCGCGCGCTTCTTCATGGAACACGGCGCGCAGTCGGTGCTGATCCTCGGCGTGGTGGTGCTGGCGGTGACCGGCGGCGAAGCGCTGTACGCCGACATGGGCCACTTCGGCGCCAAGCCGATCCGCTACGCGTGGTACATCATGGTGCTGCCGAGCCTGATGCTGAACTACCTCGGCCAGGGCGCGTTCGTGCTGAACCATCCGCGCGCGGTGGTCAATCCGTTCTTCGAATCGGTGCCGCCGTGGGCGCTGTATCCGATGATCGTGCTGGCGACGATGGCGGCGGTGATCGCCTCGCAGGCGGTCATCACCGGCGCGTACTCGGTGTCGCGCCAGGCCATGCAGCTGGGCTACATCCCGCGCATGCAGATCAAGCACACCTCCTCGAGCACGATCGGCCAGATCTACGTTCCGTACATCAACTGGATCCTGGCGATCGCGGTCATCACCGTGGTCCTGGCGTTCCGCAGCTCGACCGCGCTGGCCACCGCCTACGGCATCTCGGTGTCGGCGACGATGCTGATCGACACCCTGCTGCTGGCCCTGGTCGCGCGCGCGCTGTGGCCGCGCTGGCGCAAGTGGGTGCTGCCGCTGTGCGTGCTGTTCTTCGTGGTCGACGTCGGCTTCGTCATCGCCAACGGCGCCAAGTTCTTCGACGGCGCCTGGTTCCCGCTGGCGCTGGGCCTGATCGTGTTCACCCTGCTGCGCACCTGGCGCCGCGGCCGCGAGCTGCTGCACGAGGAAGTGCGCAAGGAAGGCATTTCGCTCGACAGCTTCCTGCCCGGGCTGATGCTGGCGCCGCCGGTGCGGGTGCCGGGCACGGCGATCTTCATGACCGCCGACAAGGGCGTGGTGCCGCACGCGCTGCTGCACAACCTCAAGCACAACAAGGTGCTGCACGAGCGCAACGTGTTCCTGACCGTGGAAACCCTCGGCGTGCCGTACGCGCCCAAGGAGAAGCGGCTCAAGATCGAGGCGATCGGCAACGACTTCTACCGCGTGCTGATCCGCTTCGGCTTCATGGAAGTGCCCGACGTGCCGCTGGCGCTGATGCGCTCGTGCGACGCCGGCGGCATCTACTTCGATCCGATGGACACGACCTATTTCGCCAGCCGCGAGACCGTCGTCGCCAGCCGCCACCGCGGCATGCCGATCTGGCGCGACCGCCTGTTCGCCTTCATGCACCGCAACGCGGCGCCGGCGACCGGATTCTTCCGCATTCCGGGCAACCGCCTGGTCGAGCTGGGCGCGCAGGTCGAGATCTGA
- the ruvA gene encoding Holliday junction branch migration protein RuvA has product MIGRLKGILAHKQPPWLVVDVHGVGYELEAPMSTFYDLPDVGREVALFTHYAQKEDSVSLYGFLRESERRLFRDVQKVSGIGAKIALAVLSGVSVDEFARLVQVGDVTALTRIPGIGKKTAERMVVELRDRAADLAGAGATLPSGGIPADPQSEAVVALQQLGYKPAEAARMAREATAAGDEAAAIIRKALQSALR; this is encoded by the coding sequence GTGATCGGTCGCCTCAAAGGCATCCTGGCGCACAAGCAGCCGCCGTGGCTGGTGGTCGACGTGCATGGCGTGGGCTACGAGCTCGAAGCGCCGATGAGCACGTTCTACGACCTGCCCGACGTCGGCCGCGAAGTCGCGTTGTTCACCCATTACGCGCAGAAGGAAGACAGCGTCTCGCTGTACGGCTTCCTGCGCGAGAGCGAACGGCGGCTGTTCCGCGACGTGCAGAAGGTCAGCGGCATCGGCGCCAAGATCGCGCTGGCGGTGCTGTCGGGCGTGTCGGTCGACGAATTCGCGCGGCTGGTCCAGGTCGGCGACGTCACCGCGCTGACCCGCATTCCCGGCATCGGCAAGAAGACCGCCGAGCGCATGGTGGTGGAACTGCGCGACCGCGCCGCCGACCTGGCCGGCGCCGGCGCCACCCTGCCCAGCGGCGGCATCCCCGCCGACCCGCAGAGCGAGGCCGTAGTGGCCTTGCAGCAGCTCGGCTACAAGCCGGCCGAAGCCGCGCGCATGGCGCGCGAGGCCACCGCGGCCGGCGACGAAGCCGCCGCCATCATCCGCAAAGCGCTACAGTCCGCGCTGCGTTGA
- the ruvC gene encoding crossover junction endodeoxyribonuclease RuvC — protein MPNPQSPIPNPGHVRILGIDPGSQRTGLGVIDMAADGRCTFVAARALKLLDAEDFPSRLGLLCEGLEAALDEFGPMQVAIETVFMDKSATSALKLGHARGAALATVVRRRIPISEYAPRLIKQSLVGRGAADKQQVQHMVRLLLNLPEVKLQADAADALAVALTHAHVSATAQRTGIATHQLRRRGA, from the coding sequence ATGCCCAATCCCCAATCCCCAATCCCCAATCCCGGCCACGTGCGCATCCTGGGCATCGACCCCGGCTCGCAGCGCACCGGCCTGGGCGTGATCGACATGGCCGCCGACGGCCGCTGCACCTTCGTCGCCGCGCGCGCGCTCAAGCTGCTCGACGCCGAGGATTTCCCCTCGCGCCTGGGCCTGCTGTGCGAAGGCCTGGAAGCGGCGCTGGACGAATTCGGGCCGATGCAGGTCGCGATCGAGACGGTGTTCATGGACAAGTCCGCGACTTCCGCGCTCAAGCTCGGCCACGCCCGCGGCGCCGCCCTGGCCACGGTGGTGCGCCGGCGCATCCCGATCAGCGAATACGCGCCGCGGCTCATCAAGCAGTCGCTGGTCGGGCGCGGCGCGGCCGACAAGCAGCAGGTCCAGCACATGGTGCGGCTGTTGCTGAACCTGCCCGAAGTGAAGCTGCAGGCCGACGCCGCCGACGCGCTTGCGGTCGCGCTGACCCATGCCCATGTGAGCGCTACGGCCCAGCGCACCGGCATCGCCACCCACCAGCTGCGCAGGCGCGGCGCCTGA
- a CDS encoding YebC/PmpR family DNA-binding transcriptional regulator: protein MGRGPSIEARKNAEDARRGKIFTKIIREISVAARRGGGDPNGNPGLRTAVDKALSANMTKDVIERAIKKATGALEGVEYEEVRYEGYAPGGVAVIVDCLTDNKVRTVADVRHAFNKFGGNLGTDGSVSFMFAKRGVLWFEGGADEEKITEAAIDAGADDVVVYPEDGSIDVLTAPEAFAAVKAAMEAAGLVPGQAEVTFRADNTSAVEGETAQQVVKLLNWLEDMDDVQNVYSNADLGEDAYA from the coding sequence ATGGGTAGAGGTCCGTCGATCGAAGCACGCAAGAACGCCGAAGACGCGCGTCGCGGCAAGATCTTCACCAAGATCATCCGCGAGATCAGCGTGGCCGCGCGCCGCGGCGGCGGCGACCCCAACGGCAATCCGGGCCTGCGCACCGCGGTCGACAAGGCCCTGTCGGCGAACATGACCAAGGACGTGATCGAGCGCGCGATCAAGAAGGCCACCGGCGCGCTGGAAGGCGTGGAATACGAAGAAGTGCGCTACGAGGGCTACGCCCCCGGCGGCGTGGCGGTGATCGTCGACTGCCTGACCGACAACAAGGTCCGCACCGTGGCCGACGTGCGCCACGCGTTCAACAAGTTCGGCGGCAACCTCGGCACCGACGGCTCGGTGTCCTTCATGTTCGCCAAGCGCGGCGTGCTGTGGTTCGAGGGCGGCGCGGACGAGGAGAAGATCACCGAAGCGGCGATCGACGCCGGCGCCGACGACGTCGTGGTCTATCCCGAAGACGGCTCGATCGACGTGCTGACCGCGCCCGAGGCCTTCGCCGCGGTCAAGGCCGCGATGGAAGCCGCCGGCCTCGTCCCCGGCCAGGCCGAAGTGACCTTCCGCGCCGACAACACCAGCGCGGTGGAAGGCGAAACCGCCCAGCAGGTGGTCAAGCTGCTGAACTGGCTGGAAGACATGGACGACGTGCAGAACGTCTATTCCAACGCCGACCTCGGCGAGGATGCGTATGCGTAA
- a CDS encoding esterase/lipase family protein, whose product MARSPNLRRIVMLHGIWMPGVSMAWLGARLAAAGFQPETFAYAGAAAGPDAVLPKLVESLRREPAHVLAHSLGGLITLSALRDHPELPVRRVVCLGSPLLGSSAAGGLSRRSWSAPVLGRAAALLLQGCPPWQGAAQVGLIAGRSPHGLGRYFGHFDGDSDGTVAVAETRLPGLAAHAVIDASHSGLLFSAQAARMAEAFFRRGRFGD is encoded by the coding sequence ATGGCCCGCTCGCCCAACCTGCGCAGGATCGTGATGTTGCACGGCATCTGGATGCCCGGCGTGTCGATGGCCTGGCTCGGCGCGCGCCTGGCCGCGGCCGGCTTCCAGCCCGAGACCTTCGCCTACGCCGGCGCCGCCGCCGGCCCCGACGCGGTGCTGCCCAAGCTGGTCGAGAGCCTGCGCCGCGAACCGGCGCACGTGCTCGCCCACAGCCTCGGCGGCCTGATCACCCTGAGCGCGCTGCGCGACCACCCCGAGCTGCCGGTGCGGCGGGTGGTCTGCCTGGGCTCGCCCTTGCTCGGCAGTTCCGCCGCCGGCGGCCTGTCGCGCCGTTCCTGGAGCGCGCCGGTGCTCGGCCGCGCCGCCGCGTTGCTGCTGCAAGGCTGCCCGCCGTGGCAGGGCGCGGCCCAGGTCGGCCTGATCGCCGGCCGCAGCCCGCACGGGCTCGGCCGCTATTTCGGCCACTTCGACGGCGACAGCGACGGCACCGTCGCAGTCGCCGAAACCCGCCTGCCGGGGCTGGCCGCGCACGCGGTCATCGACGCCAGCCACAGCGGCCTGCTGTTCTCGGCGCAGGCCGCGCGCATGGCCGAGGCCTTCTTCCGTCGCGGCCGGTTCGGCGACTGA